The region AAGCTCGTCCTTACCGGATCGGGCGACATCAACGGCACCGGCAACCATCTGGACAACAGCCTCACGGGCAATGCCGGAAACAACATCCTCAAGGGTGGCTCGGGCAGCGATGTGCTGAAAGGCATGGCCGGGGATGACCAACTCCATGGCGGATCCGGTCGGGATATCCTCAACGGCGGATCGGGCAATGATCTGCTGAAGGGCGGATCCGGCAACGACCGGCTGACCGGAGGCTCGGGTCAGGACACCTTCGTCTTCGAGAAGAACGGCGGCTGGGACACGGTCACCGACTTCCGAAACGGTCAGGACAGGATCGACGCGAGGGGCCTGGTCGGCGTGGACAAAGTGTCCGACCTGACCGTGACGCAACTCGGCCACGACGCGATGGTCTCACACGGTTCCGACATCCTTATCCTGAAGGGTGTCAACGCATCCGATCTCGACAACAGCGACTTCATCTTCTGATGCGGTTTGTCTGAGATCGCGATGGTCCCGCCGGGAGGGTTAGCCCCCCAAAATTCTCCCGGCGGGATCTCAAACCAATGGACTGCTGGAAATTTTCCGATGTCGAAGCTGAGCACCTCTGCCGGTGCGCTCTTCCGAGGCAACGCCGATGACCAATCCGCTTAAAGGCCGTCTTAGTATCGTCGCTTCCTGCCGTGGCGCCTTCCTCGGCGTCGCGGTGCTGAGCGGCTTGATCAACCTTCTCTACCTGTCGGGCTCCATTTTCATGATGGAGGTCTACGACCGGGTCCTGCCCAGCCGCAGCATCCCGACGTTGGTCGGGCTCTCCATCATCATCGTCGTGCTCTATCTCTTTCAAGGCCTGTTCGACATGGTGCGAGGCCGGATTCTCGCCCGGGTCGGTGCCGCGCTCGACGAGGACCTGAGCCAGAAAGTGTTTCAGGGCCAGCTCGCCGCGCCGATCAAAGGCAAGGCGGAAGGCGACGGGCAGCAGCCCCTCCGCGATCTCGATCAGCTCCGGGCCTTCCTCGCTGGAGGCGGGCCGTCGGCGCTCTTCGACCTGCCGTGGATGCCGCTCTACCTGTTCATCTGCTTCGCGTTCCATCCTTGGCTCGGAGCCGTCGCTTTGGGCGGCGCGATCGTCCTCGTCGCGATCACTCTTCTGACCGAGTTCTTCACGCGGGAAGCCTCGAAGGCTGCTGTGAGTGCTGCTCTGGTCAGGAATGGGATCTCCGATGGGGCGCGTCGAAATGCAGAGGTCGTCCACGCCATGGGCATGGCGCAGCGGATCGGAACCCGCTGGAGCCAGGCCAATGCGACCTATCTGTCCTATCAGCAGAAGACATCCGACGTGGCCGGCGGCTTCGGCGCCATGTCGAAGGTTCTGAGAATGCTGCTGCAATCGGCCGTTCTCGCGCTCGGTGCCTATCTCGTCATCGACGGCCAAGCGACGGGCGGCATCATGATCGCCAGTTCGATCCTGACGTCGCGGGCTTTGGCGCCTGTCGAACTCGCCATCGCCAACTGGAAAGGCTTCGTGAGCGCGCGCCAGGGCTGGCATCGGCTCAAGACTCTTCTGGACGCCAATGCGAGCGTCGAGGCGCCCTTGAAGCTGCCCGCGCCACGATCCGTTCTTTCCCTCGAGAATGCGGGAACCGGAGCTCCGGGCGGCCAACGCTTCGCCATCCAGGACGTCGCATTTCAACTGAATGCGGGAAGCGGGCTTGGAGTCATCGGACCGAGCGCATCCGGGAAGTCTTCCCTCGCCCGTATGATCGTCGGTGTCTGGCCGACATGGCGGGGCAAGGTCCGCCTGGATGGAGCCGCGCTGGAGCAGTGGCTGCCGGAGGATCTGGGACGCCACATCGGCTACCTGCCGCAGGACGTCGAGCTCTTCGCCGGGAGCGTGGCGCAGAACATCGCACGCTTCGATCCGGATCCGAAGCCCGAGGCCATCATCGAGGCCGCCAAGTTCGCCAATGTGCACGAGATGATCCTGCAGCTCCCGGACGGCTACGAGACGCAGGTCGGCGAGGCCGGTGCCGCGCTCTCTGGGGGACAGCGGCAGCGTATCGCTCTGGCCCGGGCTCTCTACGGCAATCCGTTCCTCGTGGTGCTCGACGAGCCGAACTCCAACCTCGACAACGAGGGGGAGCAGGCTCTGACCGCAGCCATCATGAGCATCAGGGCCCGGGGCGGCGTGGTGATCGTGATCGCTCACCGTCCCAGCGCCCTTGCCGGTGTCGACATGGTTCTCGTGATGGGTGAGGGGCATGTGCAAACCTTCGGCCACAAGGACGAGGTTCTGAGCAAGGTCCTGCGTCCCGTGCCGGCGGCACAGGCGTCCGAACCGCGGGTCGCTCCCGTCACACCGTTGAAAGTCGTCGAAGATCTGGGAGTTGCGTCATGAGTCACGCACAGAAGGCAAGCGCCCGTACATCCATCCGCCGTCATACCTTGCTCGGCTTGTCGGCCGCACTCTTCCTTGTCGGCGGGCTCGGCGGCTGGGCCGTGGTGACGGAGCTGTCCGGAGCGGTCGTGGCGCCGGGAGCCGTGGTGGTGGACAGTCACGTCAAGAAGGTCCAGCATCCGACCGGCGGCGTCGTGGGCGAGATCCATGCCCGTGACGGAGACCGCGTTCGAGCGGGAGACATCGTGATCCGGCTCGACGAGACGGTCGCCCGCGCCAATCTCGCAATGGTGTCCAAGAGCCTGGACGAGCTCGCG is a window of Microvirga lotononidis DNA encoding:
- a CDS encoding type I secretion system permease/ATPase — protein: MTNPLKGRLSIVASCRGAFLGVAVLSGLINLLYLSGSIFMMEVYDRVLPSRSIPTLVGLSIIIVVLYLFQGLFDMVRGRILARVGAALDEDLSQKVFQGQLAAPIKGKAEGDGQQPLRDLDQLRAFLAGGGPSALFDLPWMPLYLFICFAFHPWLGAVALGGAIVLVAITLLTEFFTREASKAAVSAALVRNGISDGARRNAEVVHAMGMAQRIGTRWSQANATYLSYQQKTSDVAGGFGAMSKVLRMLLQSAVLALGAYLVIDGQATGGIMIASSILTSRALAPVELAIANWKGFVSARQGWHRLKTLLDANASVEAPLKLPAPRSVLSLENAGTGAPGGQRFAIQDVAFQLNAGSGLGVIGPSASGKSSLARMIVGVWPTWRGKVRLDGAALEQWLPEDLGRHIGYLPQDVELFAGSVAQNIARFDPDPKPEAIIEAAKFANVHEMILQLPDGYETQVGEAGAALSGGQRQRIALARALYGNPFLVVLDEPNSNLDNEGEQALTAAIMSIRARGGVVIVIAHRPSALAGVDMVLVMGEGHVQTFGHKDEVLSKVLRPVPAAQASEPRVAPVTPLKVVEDLGVAS